In Phragmites australis chromosome 16, lpPhrAust1.1, whole genome shotgun sequence, one DNA window encodes the following:
- the LOC133895082 gene encoding uncharacterized protein LOC133895082, producing MLAYDAPADSLDECLQLGESMRRFVRAIVEIFGDGYLHAPNEEDTARLLAMNQRRGFPGMLGSIDCMHWRWKNCSLNDINVLHRSHLLDNLAVGEAPKVQYSINGHHSTMGYYLADGIYPEWATFVKPIQSLVGRKRQHFMVQQATVRKDVERAFGVL from the exons ATGCTAGCATACGATGCGCCTGCAGATTCTCTTGATGAGTGCCTCCAGCTAGGGGAGAGCATGAGGCGGTTTGTGCGTGCTATCGTCGAGATTTTCGGCGATGGGTACCTCCATGCTCCGAACGAGGAGGACACTGCTCGCTTGCTTGCTATGAACCAGCGAAGAGGGTTCCCTGGGATGCTGGGAAGCATTGACTGCatgcattggaggtggaagaact GTTCTTTAAACGACATCAACGTGCTGCACCGTTCACATCTCCTCGACAACCTTGCCGTCGGCGAGGCACCCAAGGTACAATACTCCATTAATGGACACCATTCCACAATGGGGTATTACCTTGCAGACGGCATCTATCCGGAGTGGGCTACGTTCGTGAAGCCCATACAATCTCTTGTTGGGAGGAAGCGGCAGCACTTCATGGTCCAACAGGCGACAGTCCGAAAGGATGTCGAGCGGGCCTTCGGAGTCTTGTAG